In Achromobacter spanius, the following proteins share a genomic window:
- a CDS encoding Bug family tripartite tricarboxylate transporter substrate binding protein, translating to MHQWTKGWIAKAIVATAMAGGASLACAQQAPLDGTLTLVVGYPPGGSSDRIARLVADRLKDRVGVPVVVENKTGAGGRIAAQALHAAPAGQNVLMLANPAVMVVAPLVYAQPGYDAKRDFTPVSLVSRYKFALAVPASSPIKDVPALREWLRANPKQFTVGVPATGSLPHFFALMLGREIKQEPEVIGYRGSAPLISELIGGILPQGIDTLDTLLPQHRAGKIRILATSGDTRDADLQDVPTFKESGVDLAADGWNAFFAPAAMPKAKVDRLGADIAAILREPTMEEAVRAVFLEPVSQDAAGTAGALDAYRKQWEPVVRDSGFTATQ from the coding sequence ATGCATCAATGGACCAAGGGATGGATAGCAAAAGCCATCGTGGCCACGGCCATGGCCGGAGGGGCCTCGCTGGCCTGTGCGCAGCAGGCGCCGCTGGACGGCACCTTGACGCTGGTGGTGGGCTATCCGCCAGGCGGCAGTTCCGACCGCATTGCGCGGCTGGTTGCCGACCGCTTGAAGGACCGCGTGGGCGTGCCCGTGGTGGTTGAAAACAAAACCGGGGCAGGCGGACGCATCGCGGCCCAGGCGCTGCATGCGGCGCCGGCTGGGCAGAACGTGCTGATGCTGGCCAACCCCGCGGTCATGGTCGTGGCGCCGCTGGTCTATGCCCAACCCGGGTATGACGCCAAGCGCGACTTCACGCCGGTGTCGCTGGTCAGCCGCTACAAGTTTGCCCTGGCCGTGCCGGCCAGCTCGCCCATCAAGGACGTCCCAGCCCTGCGCGAGTGGTTGCGCGCCAACCCCAAGCAATTCACGGTGGGCGTGCCGGCCACCGGCAGCCTGCCGCACTTCTTCGCGCTGATGCTGGGCCGCGAGATCAAGCAGGAACCCGAAGTGATCGGCTATCGCGGGTCCGCGCCGTTGATATCGGAACTGATCGGCGGCATCCTGCCGCAAGGCATCGACACGCTGGACACCCTGCTGCCGCAGCACCGCGCCGGCAAGATCCGCATTCTTGCCACGTCCGGCGACACGCGCGACGCGGATCTGCAAGACGTGCCCACCTTCAAGGAAAGCGGCGTGGACCTGGCCGCCGACGGTTGGAACGCCTTCTTCGCGCCCGCCGCCATGCCCAAGGCCAAGGTGGATCGACTGGGCGCGGACATTGCCGCCATCCTGCGCGAACCCACCATGGAAGAAGCCGTGCGCGCCGTGTTCCTGGAACCGGTATCGCAGGACGCGGCGGGTACCGCCGGCGCACTGGATGCCTACCGCAAGCAATGGGAACCGGTGGTGCGCGACTCCGGCTTCACGGCCACGCAATAG
- a CDS encoding AMP-binding protein: MERIWHKSYPAGIPAEIEVDGVTTLVSVVRDSCRRYADKPAYLSMGKSISYAELDGLTRDFAAWLHANGLGKGDRIALMMPNLLQYPVCLFGALRAGCIVVNCNPLYTAHELEHQLADSGARAIVVADNFAATVQKALPGSTVEHVLVTSIGEMLGPLKGRLVDFVIRRVKRMVPAWSLPGHVRLGDALRAGRQAPFTEVPLNQRDLACLQYTGGTTGVAKAAMLTHGNLVANVNQAHAWIKPLVKDGEECIVTALPLYHIFALTANCLTFMKIGASNLLIINPRDIAGLIKEMSQVPFSAFTGVNTLFNALLNHPDFAKLDFSRLRLTMGGGMAVQRAVAERWRAVTGKSLAQAYGLTETSPAVTVNPLDVKAFTGSIGLPVPSTDISIRNDEGVELGVGETGEICVRGPQVTQGYWNRPDETALVLYPDGYLRTGDIGYVDQDGYVFLIDRKKDMILVSGFNVYPNEVEDAAALHPGVREVAAVGVPDERSGEAVKLYVIRKDPTLDAETLIAHCRTQLTGYKVPRQVEFRDDLPRTNVGKILRRELKPDAPPQVEKQSVGQD; this comes from the coding sequence ATGGAACGAATCTGGCACAAGAGCTATCCCGCAGGCATTCCCGCGGAGATCGAGGTGGACGGCGTCACCACGCTGGTCTCGGTCGTGCGGGACAGTTGCCGCCGCTACGCGGACAAACCCGCGTACCTGAGCATGGGCAAGTCCATCAGCTACGCCGAACTGGACGGGCTGACGCGCGACTTCGCCGCGTGGCTGCACGCGAATGGCCTGGGCAAAGGCGACCGCATCGCGCTGATGATGCCCAACCTGCTGCAATACCCCGTCTGCCTGTTCGGCGCCTTGCGCGCCGGGTGCATCGTGGTCAACTGCAACCCGCTGTACACCGCGCACGAGCTTGAACACCAGTTGGCGGATTCGGGCGCGCGCGCCATCGTGGTGGCGGACAACTTCGCGGCCACGGTACAGAAAGCCCTGCCTGGGAGCACGGTCGAACACGTGCTGGTGACGTCCATCGGCGAAATGCTGGGTCCGCTGAAAGGCCGGCTGGTGGACTTCGTGATCCGTCGCGTCAAGCGCATGGTGCCGGCGTGGTCGCTGCCCGGCCACGTGCGCCTGGGCGATGCGCTGCGCGCCGGCCGCCAGGCGCCGTTCACCGAAGTGCCGCTGAACCAGCGCGACCTGGCCTGCCTGCAATACACGGGCGGCACCACCGGCGTGGCCAAGGCCGCGATGCTGACGCACGGCAATCTGGTAGCGAACGTGAACCAGGCTCATGCCTGGATCAAGCCGCTGGTCAAGGATGGCGAAGAGTGCATCGTCACGGCCTTGCCGCTGTATCACATCTTTGCGCTGACGGCGAACTGCCTGACGTTCATGAAGATCGGCGCCAGCAACCTGCTGATCATCAACCCGCGTGACATTGCCGGGCTGATCAAGGAAATGAGCCAGGTGCCATTTTCGGCATTCACCGGCGTCAATACCTTGTTCAACGCGCTGCTGAATCATCCCGATTTCGCCAAGCTGGATTTTTCGCGCCTGCGCCTGACCATGGGCGGCGGCATGGCGGTACAGCGCGCCGTGGCCGAGCGCTGGCGCGCGGTCACGGGCAAGTCGCTGGCGCAGGCCTACGGGCTGACCGAGACGTCACCCGCCGTCACCGTCAACCCGCTGGACGTCAAGGCGTTCACCGGGTCGATCGGGCTGCCGGTGCCGTCCACCGACATCTCCATCCGCAACGATGAAGGCGTGGAACTGGGCGTGGGTGAAACAGGCGAGATCTGCGTGCGCGGCCCGCAAGTCACCCAGGGCTACTGGAACCGTCCCGACGAAACCGCCTTGGTGCTGTACCCGGACGGCTACCTGCGCACGGGCGACATCGGCTACGTGGACCAGGACGGCTACGTGTTCCTGATCGACCGCAAGAAAGACATGATCCTGGTGTCGGGATTTAACGTGTACCCCAACGAGGTCGAGGACGCGGCCGCGCTGCATCCCGGCGTGCGCGAAGTGGCCGCGGTCGGCGTGCCGGACGAACGCTCGGGCGAAGCGGTCAAGCTATACGTGATCCGCAAGGATCCCACGCTGGACGCCGAAACGCTGATCGCGCATTGCCGCACGCAACTGACAGGCTACAAGGTGCCGCGCCAGGTGGAATTCCGCGATGACTTGCCGCGCACCAACGTGGGCAAGATCCTGCGGCGGGAACTGAAACCCGACGCTCCCCCGCAGGTGGAAAAGCAAAGCGTCGGCCAGGATTGA
- a CDS encoding chalcone isomerase family protein produces the protein MQSISGGRYPALSLILAASLAAAAPTFAADMEVAGQRVPEHMTEGGRTLVLNGAGLRTRFVVKVYVAALYVTTKSQDAAAVINSTEPRRIRLQLLRDVDSESLDEALQDGLRDNTPPKELATLKASADRLKSLVADLGIAREGDVVDVDFDAQGVAVTHNGKHRGRVDNPDFARALLRVWLGDKPAQTSLKNALLGN, from the coding sequence ATGCAAAGCATCTCTGGAGGGCGATACCCCGCCCTGAGCCTGATCCTTGCCGCCAGCCTGGCGGCGGCTGCGCCCACGTTCGCCGCCGACATGGAAGTGGCCGGCCAGCGCGTGCCGGAACACATGACCGAAGGCGGCCGTACGCTGGTGCTCAACGGCGCGGGCCTGCGCACCCGATTCGTCGTGAAGGTCTACGTGGCCGCGCTGTACGTCACCACGAAAAGCCAGGACGCAGCGGCGGTGATCAACAGCACCGAGCCGCGCCGCATCCGTTTGCAATTGCTGCGTGACGTGGACAGCGAGAGTCTGGACGAGGCGCTGCAAGACGGCCTGCGCGACAACACGCCGCCTAAGGAACTTGCCACGCTGAAAGCGTCGGCGGACCGCCTGAAAAGCCTGGTGGCCGATCTGGGCATTGCCCGCGAGGGCGATGTGGTCGACGTGGATTTCGACGCCCAAGGCGTTGCCGTGACCCACAACGGCAAGCACCGGGGCCGCGTTGACAACCCCGATTTCGCGCGCGCCTTGCTCCGCGTCTGGCTGGGCGACAAACCCGCGCAGACATCCCTGAAGAATGCCCTGTTGGGCAACTAG
- a CDS encoding DUF4442 domain-containing protein, which produces MKPYWFKNLSPEWRARLMRVGFNLHPAFRATGGRVMLVSPDFQHIRIKLPLLRRTRNIVGSMYGGSLFAVTDGAHPTMLMSALGPDHIVWDKAASIRFRKPAYTTLYADFRLPPGEIAEIRGVLARDHETTRTYTVELKDKDGVVYAVVERTIYIADKKFYKQKNTGGDSCKASLEGDTPP; this is translated from the coding sequence ATGAAGCCCTATTGGTTCAAGAACCTGTCGCCGGAATGGCGCGCGCGCCTGATGCGGGTGGGCTTCAATCTGCATCCGGCGTTTCGCGCCACCGGCGGCCGCGTGATGCTTGTGTCGCCGGACTTCCAGCACATCCGCATCAAGCTGCCGCTGTTGCGGCGCACGCGCAATATCGTGGGCTCGATGTACGGCGGGTCGCTGTTCGCGGTGACGGACGGCGCCCACCCCACCATGCTGATGTCGGCGCTGGGCCCGGACCACATTGTGTGGGACAAGGCGGCGTCCATCCGCTTCCGCAAGCCGGCCTACACGACCCTGTACGCCGACTTCCGGCTGCCGCCCGGAGAAATCGCGGAGATACGTGGCGTGCTCGCCCGCGACCACGAAACCACCCGCACGTACACGGTGGAATTGAAGGACAAGGACGGCGTGGTGTATGCCGTGGTGGAACGCACGATCTATATCGCGGACAAGAAGTTCTACAAGCAAAAGAACACAGGAGGAGACTCATGCAAAGCATCTCTGGAGGGCGATACCCCGCCCTGA
- a CDS encoding 3-hydroxyacyl-CoA dehydrogenase/enoyl-CoA hydratase family protein: protein MSKFVVKHVAVLGAGVMGAQIAAHLANAGVPVTLFDLAASEGDRNGIVNKALAGLKKLEPAPLAGAARIALITPANYDDHLDALRGCDLIIEAIAERMDWKTALYERIAPHVSPDAIVASNTSGLSIDALANALPASLRERFCGIHFFNPPRYMRLVEIIATSHTQPAVLDQLETWLTSTLGKGVIRALDTPNFVANRIGVFSILAAMHHTARLGLGFDEVDALTGPKIGRPKSATYRTADVVGLDTLAHVVGTMEKNLPDDPWHRYFALPAWLSALIQKGALGQKTGAGVYRKQGRDILVLDLKAQDYVPSAGKLADEVAALLKERNPAKRFAALRASEHPQAQFLWSLFRDIFHYSAVQLEHVADNARDLDLAMRWGFGWAQGPFETWQAAGWQDIAAAVAEDIAAGRAMSNAPLPAWVQESGRQGVHAPEGSYSARSGTLHPRSALPVYSRQLFPERVFGEGPDDRGVTVWENEGVRLWNLPEVDAGIAILSVTSKNHTLGGEVLEGVLQAVARAERDFDGLVIWHEPPFAVGANLQQVVQACAEGQFDMLEAMVEKFQRASQSFKYAQIPTVAAVQGMALGGGCEFLMHASHRVLALESYIGLVEAGVGLIPAGGGSKEFAGRAAALAAKTATPGEVFPYLQPVFQTIAMAQVAKSALEAIDAGFAREHDIVLFHPDELLFVAIGQARAAAQAGYTPPPRLSNIPVAGRNGIANFEMVLVNMREGGMISAHDYRVARSAAVALCGGEIETGTKVDEEWLLAVERREFVALLRTPETQARIRHTLETGKPLRN from the coding sequence TTGAGCAAGTTCGTCGTCAAACACGTTGCCGTCCTGGGCGCCGGCGTCATGGGCGCGCAGATTGCCGCCCACCTGGCCAACGCCGGCGTGCCCGTCACGCTGTTCGACCTGGCCGCGTCCGAAGGCGACCGCAACGGCATCGTCAACAAGGCGCTGGCCGGTCTGAAAAAGCTGGAACCCGCCCCGCTGGCCGGCGCGGCCCGCATCGCCCTGATTACCCCCGCGAACTACGACGACCACCTGGACGCGCTGCGCGGCTGCGACCTGATTATCGAAGCCATCGCCGAGCGCATGGACTGGAAGACGGCGCTGTACGAGCGTATTGCGCCGCATGTGTCGCCCGACGCCATCGTTGCGTCCAACACGTCCGGCCTGTCGATCGATGCGCTGGCCAACGCCCTGCCCGCAAGCCTGCGTGAGCGCTTCTGCGGCATCCACTTCTTCAATCCGCCGCGCTACATGCGCCTGGTGGAAATCATTGCCACGTCGCATACGCAGCCGGCCGTGCTGGACCAGTTGGAAACCTGGCTCACGTCCACGCTGGGCAAGGGCGTGATTCGCGCACTGGACACGCCCAACTTCGTGGCCAACCGCATCGGCGTGTTCTCCATCCTGGCCGCCATGCACCACACCGCGCGCCTGGGGTTGGGGTTTGACGAGGTCGACGCGCTGACCGGCCCGAAGATCGGCCGCCCCAAGAGCGCCACCTATCGCACGGCCGACGTGGTCGGCCTGGATACCTTGGCCCACGTGGTGGGCACCATGGAAAAGAACCTGCCCGACGACCCCTGGCACCGCTACTTCGCGCTGCCTGCATGGTTGTCGGCCCTGATCCAGAAAGGCGCGCTGGGCCAGAAGACCGGCGCGGGCGTCTACCGCAAGCAAGGCCGCGACATCCTGGTGCTGGACCTGAAGGCGCAAGACTACGTGCCCAGCGCCGGCAAGCTGGCCGATGAGGTTGCCGCCCTGTTGAAGGAACGCAACCCCGCCAAGCGCTTTGCCGCGCTGCGCGCCAGCGAGCACCCACAGGCGCAGTTTCTGTGGAGCCTGTTCCGCGACATCTTCCACTACAGCGCCGTGCAGCTTGAGCACGTGGCCGACAACGCGCGCGACCTGGACCTGGCCATGCGCTGGGGCTTTGGCTGGGCGCAAGGCCCGTTTGAAACCTGGCAGGCCGCCGGCTGGCAGGACATTGCCGCCGCCGTGGCCGAAGACATCGCCGCCGGCCGCGCCATGAGCAACGCGCCCTTGCCCGCCTGGGTCCAGGAATCTGGCCGCCAGGGCGTGCATGCGCCCGAAGGCTCGTATTCCGCGCGCTCCGGCACCTTGCATCCGCGTTCTGCCTTGCCGGTGTATAGCCGCCAGTTGTTCCCCGAGCGTGTCTTTGGCGAAGGCCCGGATGACCGCGGCGTCACCGTGTGGGAAAACGAAGGCGTGCGCTTGTGGAACCTGCCGGAGGTGGATGCGGGCATCGCCATCCTGTCCGTCACGTCGAAGAACCACACGTTGGGCGGCGAAGTGCTGGAAGGCGTGCTGCAAGCCGTGGCGCGCGCCGAACGTGATTTCGACGGCCTGGTCATCTGGCACGAACCGCCCTTTGCCGTGGGCGCCAACCTGCAGCAAGTGGTGCAGGCCTGCGCCGAGGGCCAGTTCGACATGCTGGAAGCCATGGTCGAAAAATTCCAGCGCGCGTCCCAGTCGTTCAAGTACGCGCAGATTCCCACCGTGGCCGCCGTGCAGGGCATGGCGCTGGGCGGGGGCTGCGAATTCCTGATGCACGCGTCGCACCGCGTGCTGGCATTGGAAAGCTATATCGGCCTGGTCGAAGCTGGCGTCGGACTGATTCCCGCAGGCGGCGGCAGCAAGGAATTTGCCGGCCGCGCGGCTGCCTTGGCGGCCAAGACCGCGACGCCGGGGGAAGTCTTCCCCTACCTGCAACCCGTCTTCCAGACCATCGCCATGGCACAGGTGGCCAAGAGCGCGCTGGAAGCGATCGACGCGGGCTTCGCGCGCGAACACGACATCGTGCTGTTCCACCCAGACGAGCTGCTGTTTGTGGCCATCGGCCAGGCCCGCGCCGCCGCTCAGGCGGGCTACACGCCGCCGCCGCGACTGTCGAACATTCCGGTGGCGGGCCGCAACGGCATCGCCAACTTCGAGATGGTGCTGGTCAACATGCGCGAAGGCGGCATGATCAGCGCGCACGATTACCGCGTGGCGCGCAGCGCCGCCGTGGCCCTGTGCGGCGGCGAGATCGAAACCGGCACGAAGGTGGACGAAGAATGGCTGTTGGCGGTTGAGCGCCGCGAATTCGTCGCGCTCTTGCGCACGCCTGAAACCCAGGCCCGCATCCGCCACACGCTGGAAACCGGCAAGCCGTTGCGCAACTGA
- a CDS encoding acetyl-CoA C-acyltransferase, translating into MTKQIQDAYIVAATRLPVGKRNGAYITTRPDDMLAAALNGALAQAPALDTARIEDVIAGCAMPEAEQGMNVARIGLLLAGLPQSVAGVTVNRFCASGLQAVADAAARIRLGEADIMIGAGTESMSAMPQIMGNKVSMNPEIFAHDENIGMAFGMGLTGEKVAERWKVSREDQDAFALASHQKACAAIAAGHFRAETTPYEVVSHLPDGASGAVRVVRRLVEVDEGPRPDSSAEALARLRPVFSTRGSVTAGNSSQMSDGAAAVVLVSDRILREFNLSPLARFVSFAVAGVPPEVMGIGPVAAIPKVLERAGITQDALDWIELNEAFAAQSLAVIRELKLDPTKVNPLGGAIALGHPLGATGAIRTATITHGLRRTGGKYGLVTMCIGTGMGAAGLFEAM; encoded by the coding sequence ATGACCAAGCAGATACAAGACGCCTACATCGTCGCCGCCACGCGCCTGCCGGTGGGCAAGCGCAACGGCGCCTACATCACCACGCGCCCCGACGACATGCTGGCCGCCGCGCTGAACGGCGCGCTGGCGCAGGCGCCGGCGCTGGACACCGCGCGCATCGAAGACGTGATTGCCGGCTGCGCCATGCCGGAAGCCGAACAAGGCATGAACGTGGCGCGCATCGGCCTGCTGCTGGCGGGCCTGCCGCAAAGCGTGGCGGGCGTGACCGTCAACCGCTTCTGCGCATCGGGCTTGCAGGCGGTGGCGGACGCCGCCGCGCGCATCCGCCTGGGCGAGGCCGACATCATGATCGGCGCGGGCACCGAATCCATGAGCGCGATGCCGCAGATCATGGGCAACAAGGTGTCGATGAACCCCGAGATCTTCGCCCACGACGAGAACATCGGCATGGCCTTCGGCATGGGCCTGACCGGTGAAAAGGTCGCTGAACGCTGGAAGGTCTCGCGCGAGGATCAGGACGCCTTCGCGCTGGCCTCGCACCAGAAGGCCTGCGCCGCGATCGCGGCCGGCCATTTCCGCGCTGAAACCACGCCGTATGAAGTCGTGTCGCATCTGCCGGACGGCGCCAGCGGCGCGGTGCGCGTGGTGCGCCGCCTGGTCGAGGTGGACGAAGGCCCGCGCCCGGACAGCAGCGCCGAAGCCTTGGCGCGGCTGCGCCCCGTGTTCTCGACGCGCGGCAGCGTCACGGCCGGCAATAGCTCGCAGATGTCCGACGGAGCGGCCGCCGTGGTGCTGGTGTCCGACCGCATCCTGCGCGAATTCAACCTGAGCCCGCTGGCGCGCTTTGTCAGCTTCGCGGTGGCCGGCGTGCCGCCCGAGGTGATGGGCATCGGCCCCGTCGCGGCCATCCCCAAGGTGCTGGAACGCGCCGGCATCACGCAAGACGCGCTGGACTGGATCGAGCTGAACGAAGCCTTCGCGGCCCAATCGCTGGCGGTGATCCGCGAACTGAAACTGGACCCCACCAAGGTCAACCCGCTAGGCGGCGCCATTGCGTTGGGCCACCCGCTGGGCGCTACCGGCGCGATTCGCACGGCCACCATCACGCACGGCCTGCGCCGCACGGGCGGCAAGTACGGGCTGGTCACCATGTGCATCGGCACCGGCATGGGCGCGGCCGGGCTGTTCGAAGCGATGTGA
- a CDS encoding sulfatase-like hydrolase/transferase has protein sequence MSTVQNVLFIMADQLRADHLSCYGHPYLQTPSLDALAARGVRFDRAFVNSGVCGPSRMSYYTGRYPSRHGATWNRVPLSVNEITLGEYLAGQGRELALAGKTHIIPDKAGMERLAIDGASELGVLLSRGGFTELDRYDGHHTPGQESGYPAFLRRHGYDSADPWTDYVIAGVDANGQIASGWNMRNVHLPSRVAEAHSETAYMTDQALDFMQQRGSQPWVLHLSYVKPHWPYMAPAPYHQRYTADQCLPVRRNQEELANAHPVVAAYRQQEESVSFSSDECVRVVRPAYQGLIRQLDDHLGRLFDYMEGAGLMKNTLIVFTADHGDFLGDHWLGEKELFYDTVQRVPFIVMDPSAAANATRGQALNDMVESVDVVPTVLRALGTPGPSHRLEGRELQTLLHGRGAGSAFGTGSSTASGTEWRDCVFSELDYSFRQARILRGKTPQNARAWSVRTDRWRYVYWLDEPEQLFDLHADPEEFQDLGTSATHAATRLELRQRLLDWILRGKRRTTISDEAVEKATNAHKRAGVFFGQW, from the coding sequence ATGAGCACGGTGCAGAATGTGTTGTTCATCATGGCCGACCAGTTGCGGGCGGATCACCTTAGCTGCTATGGCCATCCCTATTTGCAAACCCCCAGCCTGGATGCGCTGGCGGCGCGCGGCGTGCGCTTTGATCGCGCCTTCGTGAACTCGGGTGTGTGTGGTCCGTCGCGCATGAGCTACTACACGGGCCGCTATCCGTCGCGCCACGGGGCTACGTGGAACCGCGTGCCGCTGTCGGTCAACGAGATCACGCTGGGCGAGTACCTGGCGGGGCAGGGACGCGAGCTGGCCCTGGCCGGCAAGACCCACATCATTCCCGACAAGGCTGGCATGGAACGGCTGGCCATCGACGGCGCGTCCGAGCTGGGCGTGCTGCTCAGCCGGGGCGGCTTCACGGAACTGGACCGCTACGATGGCCACCACACCCCCGGCCAGGAAAGCGGCTACCCGGCCTTTCTGCGCCGCCACGGCTACGACAGCGCCGACCCCTGGACCGACTACGTGATTGCCGGCGTGGACGCCAACGGCCAGATCGCCAGCGGCTGGAACATGCGCAACGTGCATCTGCCGTCGCGCGTGGCCGAAGCGCATTCCGAAACCGCCTACATGACGGATCAGGCGCTGGACTTCATGCAGCAACGCGGCAGCCAGCCCTGGGTGCTGCACCTGAGCTACGTCAAGCCGCACTGGCCCTACATGGCCCCGGCCCCGTACCACCAGCGCTATACCGCCGATCAATGCCTGCCGGTGCGGCGCAACCAGGAAGAATTGGCGAACGCCCACCCCGTGGTCGCCGCCTATCGGCAGCAGGAAGAGAGCGTCAGCTTTTCGTCGGACGAATGCGTGCGCGTGGTGCGGCCGGCGTATCAAGGGTTGATCCGGCAACTGGACGATCACCTGGGGCGCTTGTTCGACTACATGGAAGGCGCGGGCCTGATGAAGAACACGCTGATCGTGTTCACGGCCGACCACGGCGACTTCCTGGGCGACCACTGGCTGGGCGAAAAAGAACTGTTCTATGACACCGTGCAGCGCGTGCCGTTCATCGTGATGGACCCGTCGGCGGCGGCCAACGCCACGCGCGGGCAGGCCTTGAACGACATGGTGGAAAGCGTCGACGTCGTGCCCACGGTGCTGCGCGCATTGGGCACGCCCGGACCGTCGCATCGGCTGGAAGGCAGGGAACTGCAAACGCTGCTGCATGGCCGAGGGGCGGGCTCTGCATTCGGTACAGGATCCAGTACTGCATCCGGCACGGAATGGCGCGACTGCGTGTTCTCGGAGCTGGACTACAGCTTCCGCCAGGCCCGCATCCTGCGCGGCAAGACACCACAGAATGCGCGCGCCTGGTCGGTGCGCACGGACCGCTGGCGCTACGTGTATTGGCTGGACGAGCCCGAGCAGCTCTTTGACCTGCACGCCGACCCTGAGGAGTTCCAGGACCTGGGCACCAGTGCCACGCACGCGGCGACAAGGCTGGAACTGCGCCAGCGCCTGTTGGACTGGATACTGCGCGGCAAGCGGCGCACCACCATCAGCGACGAGGCCGTGGAAAAGGCCACCAACGCGCATAAGCGGGCGGGCGTGTTCTTCGGGCAGTGGTAG
- a CDS encoding MarR family winged helix-turn-helix transcriptional regulator — protein MLMYRLYQAWSQSNPVFVRLCEGRFGITRREWRILACAIEGGIMSSAELAAAAKLDLARTSRTLGALCEKGWLRRLHDSTDRRVVRVEATAEGLARYRALLPEVLRLNELLVQDLSDAEVALLRDFLGRIEQRGRRMAEDNIVADKASRREGGTRRAQYA, from the coding sequence ATGCTGATGTACCGGCTGTACCAGGCGTGGTCGCAGTCCAACCCGGTTTTCGTGCGGCTGTGTGAAGGCCGTTTCGGCATCACGCGCCGCGAATGGCGCATTCTGGCCTGCGCTATCGAAGGCGGCATCATGAGTTCGGCCGAGCTGGCCGCTGCCGCCAAGCTGGATCTTGCCCGCACGTCGCGCACGCTGGGCGCGCTGTGCGAAAAAGGCTGGCTGCGCCGCTTGCACGACAGCACCGACCGCCGCGTCGTGCGGGTCGAAGCCACGGCCGAGGGGCTGGCCCGCTACCGGGCGCTGCTGCCCGAGGTCTTGCGCTTGAACGAACTGCTGGTGCAGGACTTGAGCGATGCCGAAGTCGCCCTGCTGCGCGACTTTCTGGGCCGCATCGAGCAGCGCGGGCGGCGCATGGCCGAAGACAACATCGTGGCGGACAAGGCCAGCCGCCGCGAGGGCGGGACCCGGCGCGCGCAGTATGCCTGA